One Fibrobacter sp. UBA4297 genomic region harbors:
- a CDS encoding O-acetylhomoserine aminocarboxypropyltransferase/cysteine synthase family protein yields the protein MSKIETLCIQGGWQPKNGEPRVLPIYQSTTFKYETTNDMADLFDLKASGYFYTRLQNPTNDAVANKIAALEGGVAAMLTSSGQAANFYAVFNICESGDHFISTSAIYGGTSNLFSVTMKKLGIECTFVDQDASDEEIEKAFRPNTKCVFGETVANPAGKVLDLKRFADIAHKHGVPMIVDNTFPTPILCRPIEFGVDIVTHSTTKYMDGHAMAVGGCIVDSGNFDWEANHDRFKGLTEPDPSYHGLAYTKAFGKGAYITKATAQLMRDFGSIQSPQNAFLLNVGLETLHLRMPRHCENALACAKFLKNHPKVAWVNYAGLEGDKYHELAQKQFKGGLPCGVLTFGIKGGRDKSIQFMDSLKMICIVTHVADARSCVLHPASHTHRQLSDEQLIEAGVAPDLIRFSVGIENVEDIIADLTQALEKV from the coding sequence ATGTCCAAGATCGAAACTCTTTGCATTCAGGGCGGTTGGCAGCCGAAAAACGGCGAACCGCGCGTTCTCCCCATCTACCAGAGCACCACGTTCAAGTACGAAACCACCAATGACATGGCCGACTTGTTCGACCTGAAGGCCAGTGGCTACTTCTACACCCGTCTGCAGAACCCGACTAACGACGCCGTCGCTAACAAGATCGCCGCTCTCGAAGGCGGTGTGGCTGCTATGCTCACGAGTTCCGGTCAGGCCGCAAACTTCTACGCCGTTTTCAACATTTGCGAATCCGGCGACCACTTCATCAGCACTTCCGCTATTTATGGCGGTACGAGCAACCTCTTCTCCGTGACGATGAAGAAGCTCGGCATCGAATGCACGTTCGTGGACCAGGACGCCTCTGACGAAGAAATCGAAAAGGCTTTCCGCCCGAACACCAAGTGCGTCTTCGGCGAAACCGTCGCAAACCCGGCTGGTAAGGTCCTGGACCTCAAGCGCTTCGCCGATATCGCCCACAAGCACGGCGTTCCGATGATCGTCGACAACACCTTCCCGACCCCGATTCTCTGCCGTCCGATTGAATTCGGCGTTGACATCGTGACCCACTCCACGACCAAGTACATGGACGGCCACGCCATGGCAGTCGGTGGCTGCATCGTTGACAGCGGCAACTTCGACTGGGAAGCAAACCACGACCGTTTCAAGGGCCTCACCGAACCGGATCCGAGCTACCACGGCCTCGCTTACACCAAGGCATTTGGCAAGGGCGCTTACATCACGAAGGCAACCGCACAGCTCATGCGCGACTTCGGTTCTATCCAGTCTCCGCAGAACGCATTCCTCCTGAACGTCGGTCTCGAAACGTTGCACCTCCGCATGCCGCGTCACTGCGAAAACGCTCTCGCCTGCGCCAAGTTCCTCAAGAACCACCCGAAGGTCGCTTGGGTTAACTACGCTGGCCTCGAAGGCGACAAGTACCATGAACTCGCCCAGAAGCAGTTCAAGGGCGGCCTCCCGTGCGGCGTTCTCACGTTCGGCATCAAGGGCGGTCGTGATAAGTCCATCCAGTTCATGGATAGCCTCAAGATGATCTGCATCGTGACCCACGTGGCCGACGCCCGCAGCTGCGTGCTGCATCCGGCAAGCCACACGCACCGTCAGCTCAGCGACGAACAGCTCATCGAAGCAGGCGTTGCACCGGACCTCATCCGCTTCAGCGTGGGTATCGAAAATGTCGAAGACATCATCGCCGACCTCACGCAGGCTCTCGAAAAAGTCTAA
- a CDS encoding bile acid:sodium symporter family protein, whose translation MLNLIRAVCRFLSTYTSLFVIACAVIAFFIPTLFGWVHGNTSSIILGIIMLSMGLTITMDDVRNLMKRPGDIFLGAVAQYTIMPLVAFTLTKVFGLDPYLAIGIILVGCCPGGVSSNVMSFLAKGDVTYSVSMTMASTLLAPLMTPLLVLWLADTSIEVNAVGMFLNILYVTIFPIAIGFTCNYFFGKRAGFKEFQSNMPAVSVIGLALIVGGVIVTVRPQLFANGFGLIALILAVVFLHNGLGYVLGYNVGRLFKFNTAKKRTISIEVGVQNAGMATVLAGAFFANPENLALHPEAALCVVPCAISCAYHSISGTILAGIFAHMDKKKAEQG comes from the coding sequence ATGCTTAATTTAATAAGGGCTGTTTGCCGCTTTTTATCGACATACACATCGCTTTTCGTCATCGCATGCGCGGTCATCGCGTTTTTCATCCCGACGCTTTTTGGCTGGGTTCACGGCAACACAAGCTCGATTATTCTCGGCATCATCATGCTCAGCATGGGCCTCACCATTACCATGGACGACGTCCGCAACTTGATGAAACGTCCCGGCGACATTTTCCTCGGTGCGGTTGCACAATACACCATCATGCCGCTCGTCGCATTTACACTCACGAAAGTCTTCGGGCTTGACCCGTATTTGGCCATCGGCATCATCCTAGTCGGTTGCTGCCCAGGTGGCGTTTCAAGTAACGTTATGAGTTTTTTGGCTAAAGGCGACGTGACCTATTCCGTGAGCATGACCATGGCAAGCACACTTCTCGCTCCGCTCATGACCCCGCTTTTGGTCCTTTGGCTCGCTGACACGAGCATCGAAGTGAACGCCGTCGGCATGTTCCTCAACATCCTTTACGTGACCATATTCCCGATTGCAATCGGCTTCACTTGCAACTACTTCTTCGGCAAGCGCGCAGGCTTCAAGGAATTCCAATCGAACATGCCCGCCGTGAGCGTTATCGGCCTTGCATTGATCGTCGGTGGCGTTATCGTGACCGTTCGCCCGCAACTTTTTGCGAACGGATTTGGCCTTATCGCGCTCATCCTTGCGGTGGTATTTTTGCATAACGGCCTCGGCTACGTGCTCGGCTACAATGTCGGTCGCTTGTTCAAATTCAACACCGCCAAAAAGCGTACTATTTCTATTGAAGTCGGCGTGCAGAACGCAGGCATGGCAACAGTCCTCGCCGGAGCATTCTTCGCCAACCCGGAGAATCTCGCCCTCCACCCGGAAGCAGCCCTCTGCGTTGTGCCGTGCGCCATCAGCTGCGCCTACCATTCCATCAGTGGAACAATCCTCGCCGGTATTTTCGCACACATGGACAAGAAGAAAGCAGAGCAAGGGTAA
- a CDS encoding Rpn family recombination-promoting nuclease/putative transposase gives MSQEKIRSRDHDGFFRYVYSIPKNAKALLNICSKNNSDLDRILAGVNLDTLVRLPDTYSEVGERGEADIAFKAHLSGGGEINVGILLEHKSKQEKSMLNQVGRYALRVILDHEDEVFSWIPTKAIIIYNGPTGWDPLAEFRKRARAKFQGNELPFECVLVNLGAADDVACVESESPAAAVGVMAMKYAFSPEGFKSAISNVETILRKMSSAEQATLVEKIILYLGEYIDEGTVEELQMAWKSIGQRMGFVSAGDARRAAEKAGREEGLKKGLEEGRKEGFDDALDAMRKLGIPEEKIQEAKAMQEKSKVK, from the coding sequence ATGAGTCAAGAAAAAATACGCTCGCGTGACCACGATGGATTCTTCCGCTATGTGTATAGCATTCCCAAGAATGCCAAGGCGCTGTTGAACATCTGCAGTAAAAACAATAGCGATCTTGATAGGATTCTTGCAGGTGTAAACTTGGATACGCTTGTGCGTCTGCCGGACACCTACAGCGAAGTTGGCGAGCGCGGCGAGGCGGACATTGCGTTCAAGGCGCATCTTTCGGGAGGCGGTGAAATTAATGTCGGCATTCTTTTGGAACATAAGTCCAAACAGGAGAAGAGCATGCTTAATCAGGTTGGGCGTTACGCTCTTCGAGTCATCTTGGATCACGAAGACGAAGTGTTCAGCTGGATTCCGACGAAGGCGATTATCATTTATAATGGTCCTACCGGATGGGATCCTTTGGCGGAATTTCGCAAAAGGGCTCGTGCCAAATTCCAGGGTAATGAGCTTCCTTTTGAGTGCGTGCTTGTGAATCTTGGCGCAGCTGACGATGTTGCCTGTGTTGAATCCGAATCCCCTGCGGCGGCTGTCGGGGTAATGGCGATGAAATACGCTTTCAGTCCTGAAGGCTTTAAGTCGGCTATCTCGAATGTCGAAACTATTCTTCGTAAAATGTCTAGCGCTGAGCAGGCTACCCTTGTTGAGAAAATCATACTATATTTAGGAGAGTATATTGACGAAGGTACCGTGGAGGAACTTCAGATGGCATGGAAAAGTATCGGACAGAGAATGGGCTTTGTAAGCGCCGGGGATGCCCGCCGTGCCGCTGAAAAAGCTGGTCGGGAAGAAGGCTTGAAAAAGGGGCTTGAAGAAGGACGTAAAGAAGGCTTTGACGATGCTTTAGATGCTATGCGCAAGCTTGGAATTCCTGAAGAAAAAATTCAGGAAGCGAAAGCGATGCAAGAAAAGTCGAAGGTCAAATAA
- a CDS encoding putative transporter — MDWLIDLFAKPSVGQQVLALSLTAAIGIMLGKVKVKGVSLGGAGALFVGILLGHIGMRIEPSVLHFMQEFGLILFVYTIGMQVGPGFIDSIKRHGLVLNILAVSIVLLGVLATVLIYFTTSMHDNVPVLIGMLCGAVTNTPSLGAANSALTAAGVDASLTGVGYAVAYPFGVIGIILVMILVRLFFRQKPEVAAAEYQKEIAEQSKEIVSCTLRVDNVNLVGCKIKDIPGLISSGAVVTRHARDQVINMPKGDMTLELHDLVHVVGMPDAIESLQKIIGEKQENPITLQKSNLAVKTILVTNKKILGKSIQQLALNDRFGVTVSRVTRGGFKFTGRLDIRVKFADKLLVVGTPESIAAAAKELGDSLTALDHPEILPAFLGIFLGVIVGSIPVAIPGMPTPLKLGLAGGPLIVAIILSRKRKIGPLNFFMANSANLMLRELGITIFLSCVGLNAGIKFFDVLLNGDGFYYMALSAIITFFPLMIVAIVGKAVFKVNYLSLCGVLAGATTDPPALAFANGLSNSEATNVGYASVYPLTMLLRILSGQVLAILLIS, encoded by the coding sequence ATGGACTGGCTAATTGACCTGTTTGCAAAGCCCTCCGTAGGGCAACAAGTACTCGCGCTATCCTTGACGGCTGCCATCGGCATCATGCTGGGTAAGGTTAAGGTGAAAGGCGTGAGCCTTGGGGGAGCTGGCGCTCTTTTCGTGGGAATCCTTCTCGGTCATATCGGAATGCGGATCGAGCCCAGCGTTCTTCATTTTATGCAGGAATTTGGTCTCATTCTCTTTGTCTATACAATCGGTATGCAAGTAGGCCCGGGCTTTATTGACTCCATAAAGCGACACGGTCTGGTGCTCAACATTCTTGCGGTGAGCATTGTCCTCCTGGGTGTACTTGCTACCGTTCTTATTTACTTCACGACAAGTATGCACGATAACGTGCCGGTGCTGATTGGCATGCTTTGCGGTGCCGTGACGAACACTCCCTCGCTCGGTGCTGCAAACTCGGCGCTTACGGCGGCTGGCGTGGACGCTTCACTCACGGGCGTTGGCTATGCGGTGGCTTACCCGTTCGGCGTGATTGGCATTATTCTTGTGATGATTCTTGTGCGCTTGTTCTTTAGGCAAAAGCCGGAAGTTGCTGCCGCAGAATACCAGAAAGAAATTGCAGAACAGTCCAAGGAAATTGTCTCTTGCACGCTCCGTGTGGATAACGTAAATCTTGTGGGCTGCAAGATCAAGGACATTCCGGGCCTTATCTCTTCGGGTGCTGTGGTGACGCGCCATGCTCGCGACCAGGTGATCAACATGCCGAAGGGCGATATGACGCTTGAACTCCATGACTTGGTGCATGTCGTCGGAATGCCGGATGCGATTGAAAGCTTGCAGAAGATTATTGGCGAAAAGCAAGAAAATCCGATTACACTCCAGAAGTCGAATTTGGCGGTCAAGACGATTCTCGTGACGAACAAGAAAATTCTTGGCAAGAGCATTCAGCAGCTTGCGCTCAATGACCGCTTTGGCGTGACCGTGAGCCGCGTGACGCGTGGCGGATTCAAGTTCACCGGGCGCCTTGATATCCGCGTGAAGTTTGCGGATAAGTTGCTCGTGGTCGGTACGCCGGAAAGCATTGCCGCTGCAGCAAAGGAATTGGGTGACTCGCTCACGGCACTTGACCATCCGGAAATTCTCCCCGCATTCCTTGGCATTTTCCTTGGCGTGATTGTCGGTAGCATCCCAGTCGCGATTCCTGGAATGCCGACCCCGCTCAAGCTCGGCCTTGCTGGCGGCCCGCTTATTGTCGCGATTATCCTTAGCCGTAAACGTAAGATTGGCCCGCTCAACTTCTTCATGGCAAACAGCGCAAACCTCATGCTCCGAGAACTCGGCATTACGATATTCCTCAGCTGCGTGGGCCTCAATGCCGGCATCAAGTTCTTCGATGTGCTCTTGAACGGCGACGGATTCTACTACATGGCGCTCTCGGCAATTATCACATTCTTCCCGCTGATGATTGTGGCGATTGTTGGCAAGGCTGTGTTCAAGGTCAATTACCTCTCGCTTTGCGGTGTGCTTGCAGGTGCAACGACAGACCCTCCGGCTCTTGCGTTCGCAAACGGACTCAGCAATTCCGAAGCGACAAACGTTGGTTACGCATCTGTCTATCCGCTTACGATGCTGCTAAGAATCTTGAGTGGGCAAGTGCTCGCGATACTGCTAATCTCTTAA
- a CDS encoding NUDIX hydrolase — protein sequence MAEEMIDILNSDGTPAGYTRGRTEVHAKGLWHRTVHIWAFAPDGRIVFQLRSHLKENNPNLLDTSCAGHISAGDDSRHAGVRELREEMGITKRPEDLEYLFEATHENVLNNGTYFDNEYYDTYKITLSDEELGHLVPQPGEVDDFILMTRDDFLASHAQNPEKFVDHPKDYAWIQSIQITQK from the coding sequence ATGGCAGAAGAGATGATAGACATTTTGAACAGCGACGGCACTCCGGCAGGGTATACCCGCGGTCGGACAGAGGTCCATGCAAAAGGCCTTTGGCACCGCACCGTCCACATTTGGGCATTTGCACCCGACGGCAGAATCGTTTTTCAGCTCCGGAGCCACCTCAAAGAAAACAACCCGAACCTGCTCGACACGAGCTGCGCAGGGCATATTTCGGCAGGCGACGACAGCCGTCACGCAGGCGTCCGCGAACTCCGCGAGGAGATGGGAATTACCAAGCGCCCCGAAGATCTAGAATACCTTTTTGAAGCGACCCACGAGAATGTCCTGAACAACGGAACGTATTTCGACAACGAATATTACGACACGTACAAGATAACGCTTTCCGATGAAGAATTGGGACATCTCGTTCCGCAGCCAGGCGAAGTGGATGACTTCATTTTGATGACACGCGATGATTTTTTGGCCTCACACGCTCAAAATCCCGAAAAATTCGTGGACCATCCCAAAGATTACGCTTGGATACAGTCAATACAAATTACACAAAAATAA
- a CDS encoding patatin-like phospholipase family protein yields the protein MKYKNTAIVVEGGGLRGSYAGGVLDILADKEIKFGGACGTSAGATHLCSFLSGQIGRNFRVDTVHSKSPRYMSFRNLLFTGDYFAFDYCYKQIPYKIDPFEFDKFAAQCQETEFRVCMTDVETGLAEYPRILDYRNEDDMNRIRASASLPILSKIVEIHGKKFLDGGVADSIPFEPMFKSGFERAVVILTRPLGYRKKLNKALPLVKLAFRHYPKFVEAVATRHIRYNQALDKLAKLESEGKVFIYRPSRLIKISDIESNKKKIAQLYELGKEDAHNKMSDLLKFLEG from the coding sequence ATGAAGTACAAAAACACAGCCATTGTCGTCGAGGGCGGCGGTTTACGCGGGTCGTACGCCGGCGGAGTTCTTGACATACTCGCCGACAAAGAAATCAAGTTTGGCGGTGCCTGCGGCACATCGGCAGGCGCCACGCACTTGTGCAGCTTCCTCTCGGGGCAAATCGGGCGCAACTTTCGCGTCGATACCGTGCACTCCAAGAGCCCGCGCTACATGAGTTTCAGGAACCTGCTTTTCACAGGCGACTACTTTGCTTTTGACTATTGCTACAAGCAAATTCCGTACAAAATTGACCCGTTTGAATTTGACAAGTTCGCCGCACAGTGCCAAGAGACCGAATTTCGCGTCTGCATGACCGACGTCGAAACAGGCCTAGCCGAATACCCGCGCATTCTGGATTACCGTAACGAAGACGACATGAACCGCATTCGCGCATCGGCAAGCCTCCCGATTTTAAGCAAAATCGTTGAGATCCATGGGAAAAAATTTCTGGACGGAGGCGTCGCCGACAGCATTCCGTTTGAACCCATGTTCAAAAGCGGTTTCGAACGCGCCGTCGTAATTCTTACGCGCCCACTCGGCTACCGCAAAAAGCTTAACAAGGCCCTCCCGCTCGTTAAGCTCGCATTCCGCCATTACCCGAAATTCGTCGAAGCAGTCGCCACGCGCCATATTCGCTACAACCAGGCACTCGACAAGCTCGCCAAGCTCGAATCCGAGGGCAAAGTCTTTATCTACCGCCCGAGCCGTCTCATCAAGATTTCGGACATAGAAAGCAACAAAAAGAAAATCGCCCAACTTTACGAGCTCGGCAAGGAAGACGCGCACAATAAAATGTCAGATTTGCTGAAATTTTTGGAAGGATAA
- a CDS encoding TIGR02147 family protein, producing MPEVLDYLEYREYLKDWFVETKKDNPFTSYRYLGQKTGVDPAWLVRVFQKEGHLNESTLPVFIRICGLDDRRAEYFKTLYRFNKTKAKQTLSELYYKLLELRSLETRVLSEPELAYFGSWACAALRALIGITKDTSDIAGLGKHLNPPISQDDARNALGILKQLGLVVPDGTGGWNITDQIISTGGDVKSSAVRSFHRHTMELAQESLDRHKPEERDISSVVFTADESDLPEIKHKIEEFRRGLLQFARKSERADRVYALNIAMYPLSDKVDDPATGPTSPENKGGAK from the coding sequence ATGCCTGAAGTATTAGATTACCTGGAATACCGCGAGTACCTCAAGGACTGGTTCGTCGAGACCAAAAAAGACAACCCGTTCACCTCGTACCGCTATCTCGGCCAGAAAACCGGCGTGGACCCGGCCTGGCTTGTTCGAGTTTTCCAAAAAGAAGGACATCTGAACGAGAGCACTCTGCCCGTGTTCATCAGAATTTGCGGCCTAGACGATCGAAGGGCAGAGTATTTCAAGACCCTTTACAGGTTCAACAAGACCAAGGCAAAGCAGACGCTCTCCGAGCTTTACTACAAGCTCCTGGAGCTCCGTTCCCTTGAAACGCGCGTGCTTTCGGAACCGGAACTTGCCTACTTTGGCAGCTGGGCATGTGCGGCCCTCCGCGCCCTCATCGGCATTACGAAGGACACGAGCGATATCGCAGGTCTCGGCAAGCATTTGAACCCGCCTATTTCACAGGATGACGCCCGCAATGCGCTTGGCATTTTGAAGCAGCTTGGACTCGTCGTGCCGGACGGCACCGGCGGCTGGAACATCACCGACCAAATCATCAGCACCGGCGGCGATGTCAAAAGTTCCGCAGTCCGCAGTTTCCACAGACACACGATGGAACTTGCGCAGGAATCGCTCGACCGCCACAAACCCGAAGAACGCGACATTTCGAGCGTGGTATTTACCGCTGATGAATCCGACCTGCCCGAAATCAAGCACAAAATTGAAGAATTTCGCCGCGGACTTTTGCAGTTCGCCCGCAAGAGCGAACGCGCCGACCGCGTTTACGCACTGAATATCGCCATGTACCCCCTCTCTGACAAGGTAGACGATCCGGCAACAGGCCCTACCTCGCCCGAAAACAAAGGAGGTGCAAAATGA
- a CDS encoding carboxypeptidase-like regulatory domain-containing protein — protein sequence MIFGKKLYIKGMDVKQNKNRRMISLIAPFAIGFSLCACGSDNVAGGGPSGTEAGNAITAQILIANAPAANARVKLVEHNSLDGQGYTATANDSGYVTIENVAIGSYTMEASLNESALQLPVDVKDTVSDVALGQQNLQKSVFIGGSITDFIGDTTESLKNMNGFVKFRGLDHSAAITNGKFEIFGLPAGHLNMVIIPTETADTVKVSVETDAGDSVTTLKPTAPESENETLLIEDFEDGNNLHLYSSNFFEGDWNMMTITTVIPVPDSEKIKIYPELPKDYQQHPFLLLIQDSEYGGKEVHVQFDVPDTHNYTPWEFIKMNIGNSMGIYDLSSVDSIAFDAWGSGIAEIQVIDETRKDKDFNSYTSGKFPFILPSQKTTLKFAWADIVPNEDDRKRVTSISLVFHDDAELYFDNLKFIGKDLQNIWKVKE from the coding sequence ATGATTTTCGGAAAGAAATTATATATTAAGGGTATGGACGTGAAGCAGAACAAGAACAGACGCATGATTTCGCTGATTGCACCATTTGCAATCGGGTTCTCGCTTTGCGCCTGCGGTTCTGACAACGTAGCGGGCGGTGGCCCGAGCGGCACAGAAGCCGGTAATGCCATCACTGCTCAGATTCTTATCGCAAACGCACCTGCGGCAAATGCACGCGTCAAGCTCGTCGAGCACAACAGCCTCGACGGTCAAGGCTACACAGCCACGGCAAACGACAGCGGCTACGTGACGATTGAAAATGTCGCCATCGGTAGCTACACCATGGAAGCAAGCCTCAATGAATCAGCGCTCCAGCTCCCTGTTGATGTCAAGGACACCGTAAGCGATGTTGCACTCGGCCAGCAGAACTTGCAGAAGTCCGTCTTTATCGGCGGCTCAATTACCGACTTTATTGGTGACACGACGGAAAGTCTGAAGAACATGAACGGTTTTGTCAAGTTCCGCGGTCTCGACCACTCCGCCGCCATCACAAACGGCAAGTTCGAAATCTTCGGCCTCCCGGCAGGTCACCTGAACATGGTGATTATCCCGACAGAAACCGCCGACACAGTCAAGGTTTCTGTTGAAACAGATGCTGGCGACTCGGTCACAACGCTCAAGCCAACGGCTCCCGAATCCGAAAACGAAACACTTCTCATCGAAGATTTCGAAGACGGAAACAACCTGCACCTTTACTCATCCAATTTCTTTGAAGGCGACTGGAACATGATGACGATAACCACCGTCATTCCTGTACCAGATTCCGAGAAGATTAAAATCTACCCGGAACTCCCCAAGGATTATCAACAACATCCGTTCCTGTTGCTCATCCAGGATTCCGAGTACGGCGGGAAGGAAGTCCACGTCCAATTCGACGTTCCTGACACACACAACTACACGCCGTGGGAATTTATCAAAATGAACATCGGGAATTCCATGGGAATTTACGACCTGAGTTCCGTTGATTCCATCGCCTTTGACGCCTGGGGTTCCGGCATTGCAGAAATCCAAGTCATCGACGAGACCCGCAAAGACAAAGATTTCAACAGCTACACCTCCGGAAAGTTCCCATTTATACTCCCAAGTCAAAAGACAACGCTCAAATTCGCATGGGCAGACATTGTTCCAAACGAAGATGACCGCAAGAGGGTAACTTCTATTTCTCTCGTTTTCCATGACGATGCGGAACTTTATTTCGACAATCTCAAGTTTATCGGGAAAGACTTGCAGAATATCTGGAAAGTCAAGGAATAA
- a CDS encoding methyltransferase domain-containing protein — protein sequence MRPIADHTREAFAQVEEFVRKFYATRNADPATGCGETSAIGRGAPGTAPVAVILDSGCGTGESTIHIARRFPSIPVIGIDKSCARLNKAGNPSQTAGEDVPANAFWIRAELLDFWRLALEHVESGKWTIPYHAVYYPNPWPKQSEATKRFHMHPIFPTLLALGDMTELRTNWEIYAREFVEAARFVFAEWASNAAHPDTQPQIICESFDPENPETAFERKYKEAGQALWRVTVSTHF from the coding sequence TTGCGTCCTATCGCAGACCACACGCGAGAAGCGTTTGCACAAGTCGAAGAATTCGTACGGAAGTTCTACGCAACAAGGAATGCCGACCCCGCAACAGGGTGCGGGGAGACAAGCGCAATTGGGAGAGGCGCCCCAGGAACTGCGCCAGTCGCCGTCATTCTAGATTCCGGTTGCGGGACCGGCGAAAGTACAATCCACATCGCACGACGTTTCCCAAGCATTCCTGTCATCGGGATAGACAAGTCCTGCGCCCGCCTGAACAAGGCCGGCAACCCATCGCAAACGGCGGGCGAAGATGTCCCTGCAAACGCATTCTGGATTCGCGCCGAACTTCTGGACTTTTGGCGACTCGCATTGGAGCACGTCGAATCTGGCAAATGGACGATTCCGTACCATGCTGTTTATTACCCGAATCCATGGCCCAAGCAGAGCGAAGCCACAAAGCGCTTCCACATGCATCCAATTTTCCCGACATTACTTGCATTAGGCGACATGACGGAACTCCGCACCAATTGGGAAATCTACGCACGCGAATTTGTAGAAGCCGCGAGATTTGTTTTTGCAGAGTGGGCTAGCAATGCCGCGCATCCAGACACTCAACCGCAAATCATCTGCGAAAGCTTTGACCCCGAGAATCCCGAAACAGCCTTCGAGCGCAAGTACAAAGAAGCTGGCCAAGCACTCTGGCGGGTAACGGTTTCGACGCACTTCTAA